In Alkalihalobacillus sp. AL-G, the genomic stretch AAAAGTGACATAAGCGAAGAACGCGGGCTTTTGTGGGTAAACCACGAATATGTAGAAGACTTGTTTGTTTTCGGTAAAAAAATAAAAGGAGACTATAACGCTTCTCAAATCCAGACGGTCCTTTACAATCAAGGTGGATCAATTATCGAAGTAGTAAATGGAAAAGGTGGTTGGGAGTTAGATCCGGCTTCAACTCATGCTAGACGTGTAACTGGTCTGACACCGATACAATTAACAGGTCCAGCAAAGAATTCTAAGGCTGTCGGAAATGTTTCAACTGTTCAAGGGACATTCGCAAATTGCTCCGGAGGTAAAACGCTTTGGAACACTCTTTTAACATGTGAAGAAAACTTTGAATATACCGCAGGTGCGGCAAATCTAAACGAAACACATTACGGATGGGCAGTCGAAGTCGACCCATTTGATGCGAATTTTGCAGTCCGTAAGCATACATCACTTGGCAGGTTCAATCACGAAAATACATGTATGGGACTTGCTAAGAATGGACGAGTTGTCGTCTATATGGGCGACGATAAAAAGGATGCTTGTGTATACAAGTTTGTAAGTGAAGGGAAATTTGATCCCCATGCTGGTAAAAAGAATTCAAAACTGCTAGAAGCGGGAACATTGTACGTTGCGAGCTTCAAAAAAGGTGCCTGGTTGCCTCTTACAGTTGGAGCAGTAAGAGAAGCAGCTGCAGATGACAAGGAAGTGCTGGAAAAGTTCCAAGCGCAGGCGGATGTAGTAGTAAATGCACATGAAGCAGCAATCCTGATTGGCGGTACACCGACTGACCGTCCAGAAGACGTTGAAATCAGCCCATTTGACGGGACAATCTATGTGGCTCATACGAATAATGACCGACACGGAAACATGCATGGTCATATTACTAGATTTTTTGAAAAAGATGATGACCACGGATCCCTTGAATTCCAATTTGCGATTTTTGCGGCAGGCGGGATCCAAAGCGGGTTCAGTGCACCTGATAACCTTACATTTGACGAGGACGGGAACCTGTGGACT encodes the following:
- a CDS encoding PhoX family phosphatase, translating into MDRKKFLTYVGTGTVALAAASTGLDGIADKVGAKGNFHKPMKKTPKYGPLKFKPIEPTSKDDLVLPKGYQYNVIAAYGDKINPKGETFGYNNDYTLYFPIKSDISEERGLLWVNHEYVEDLFVFGKKIKGDYNASQIQTVLYNQGGSIIEVVNGKGGWELDPASTHARRVTGLTPIQLTGPAKNSKAVGNVSTVQGTFANCSGGKTLWNTLLTCEENFEYTAGAANLNETHYGWAVEVDPFDANFAVRKHTSLGRFNHENTCMGLAKNGRVVVYMGDDKKDACVYKFVSEGKFDPHAGKKNSKLLEAGTLYVASFKKGAWLPLTVGAVREAAADDKEVLEKFQAQADVVVNAHEAAILIGGTPTDRPEDVEISPFDGTIYVAHTNNDRHGNMHGHITRFFEKDDDHGSLEFQFAIFAAGGIQSGFSAPDNLTFDEDGNLWTVTDISSSKLNTTIWKPFGNNGMFVIPTHGKEQGVAFQFASAPNEAELTGPCFTPDEKTLFLSVQHPGENTENLANPHSVWPHRRDNMPRPGVVAITGF